The following nucleotide sequence is from Bacteroidota bacterium.
TCATCGACAGCCTCCCTACCATTTCTGGCCAGAAAGTATTCGCAACCAATATCTTCGAGTATCTCCGACAACAACAATCTGTTCGTAAAGATATCGTCCACCACTAAAATCCGCATTTTCGACATATCAGGTTTTTTATCCTAACTGACTCAGGGTTTTAATAATTTTTAAGCTGTTAATTTTTACTTTCGAACCATCCAAATCAATGATCTTATCGTTTTTAAACTCTGCCAGGGTGCGAATAAAGCTTTCTTTCGTAGTACCAGCCAATTCGGCTAATTCTCGGCGGGTAAAGGGAAATTCAAAGCAATCGCTTTTAAAAATTTGTTCTGAAAAATAAAGAATCACATCGGCAATACGGCCAGGCAATTGCTTGTGCGATTGACTCATCAATCGTTCGAAAATATAAAGCCCGTCGTTGGAGATTTTGTGAATGAATTTGCTGGCAAACTCGCCATTGGAATAAAGAATGGTATTAAAGGTATTAATGTCGATAAACCCAATTTCAGTTTCCTGAAT
It contains:
- a CDS encoding Crp/Fnr family transcriptional regulator, yielding MEANETEVLVPFEYCLSSLQREAVLQNSNVVKYNKKEIIFRQNTRTSHIMFVRSGMVKVFKEGRNNKFIVLKVAVKNDFLGLLSIYGRDTHQYSAASIQETEIGFIDINTFNTILYSNGEFASKFIHKISNDGLYIFERLMSQSHKQLPGRIADVILYFSEQIFKSDCFEFPFTRRELAELAGTTKESFIRTLAEFKNDKIIDLDGSKVKINSLKIIKTLSQLG